A stretch of the Acidilobus sp. 7A genome encodes the following:
- a CDS encoding archease, translating to MPGYSFLDHTADVLIEARGRTREEALEQAGLAVYEIMTDTSKVRPLTRVDVEVNGFDLYNTIYRWIEQLLVETDADGLVFSVFRVCELSDDGTRLVARVWGERFDPSRHEQRIIVKAMTYSQMEFVQEDGCWKLRFVVDI from the coding sequence GTGCCCGGCTACAGCTTCCTTGACCACACCGCTGACGTGCTCATAGAGGCGAGGGGCAGGACGAGGGAGGAGGCGCTCGAACAGGCGGGCCTGGCGGTGTATGAGATAATGACTGACACCTCAAAGGTCAGGCCGCTCACGCGCGTTGACGTAGAGGTCAACGGCTTTGACCTCTACAACACTATATACAGGTGGATAGAGCAGCTCCTAGTTGAGACAGACGCTGATGGCCTTGTGTTCAGCGTATTCAGGGTTTGCGAACTGAGCGACGACGGCACGAGGTTGGTCGCCAGGGTATGGGGGGAGAGGTTCGACCCCTCTAGGCACGAGCAGAGGATCATAGTGAAGGCCATGACCTACTCTCAGATGGAGTTCGTGCAGGAGGACGGCTGCTGGAAGCTCCGCTTCGTCGTTGACATTTAA